TCCCAGCAGTTTCTGATCGACGGTGAAGACGAATGAAATCTGACGTCCCGAGGGATCTGCACAGAGGTAGTAGATCCAGTGCACAGGGACGTTATTGGCTTTACCGGCGACTGTGACACGATGAATGTAGCGACCATCGTCGGTCTTCAGGTTTTCTGCTTTGAGGATTTCGATCAGTTTATCGCCCAGCGAAGTGCGGATGTCCTGATGGAACTGTTGCTCCGAAGTATGTTCGCCTGCTTTGACGGACGGGATCTTGGAGATGTTGGCCTGTGCGATCAGGCTGCCTTTGTCGAGCAGTCGCAGAACGGCGACCTGTCCGGTCTGGTGAAACACGTACCAGTCGCGGGGGAGCAGCAGTCGTACGTTCCAGGGCGTTTCAAAACTCAGGTATTTGGATTCGGGACTGGTTTCCAGAGGAATCGAGGCCACGACTTCTTCGGTGAGTTCTCCCGGACTGGCCGCCAGGCTGCGGTCCCAGTTGACGTTCGCGGTGACTTTCATACCCGGGCTGACGGAACCAACCGAGCGTTTTTCCGTCTGTTCCAGTTCCAGATGGCTGATGAATTTTTCGTCAGTGCGGAACTGCAATTTTCCTTTCACGTCTATCTCAGTCTGGGCACCTACGGTCGCCCCTTCGATCTTGCCTTTGAAGGTGATCGTGGCGATATCGTCGGCGACGGAATCGAGCTGGCAGGTGAGTTCTGATTTCAAGACGGCTTCCAGCCCGGTCAGTGACTGCAGAACCCAGCGATCGGGAGTCCAGACTTCACCGACTTCCACTTCCGACTGAGGCAGCAGGGCGAGGACGGGCAGGGAGTCGCCGGGGGAATTGAGCAGTTCCACTTCTGAGGGGAGCAGGTTGCTGTTCGGTGAATGCAGGGAGAGGCCTTCGGTTTGTCCCTCAGCGACAATCAGGCGATGCCGATCGCTGCCGCGGGCGAAGGTTTTCTGTCCCTGAACGTCGATGGTGGCTGTCGCGGTTTCGTAGAAGCGAACCGAGCGGAAGGCTTCGGCATCCCGACCGGTGCCGGGTAGACGTTGTTCGAGGTATTCGAGCTTTCCATCCACATCCAGTTCGAGTGAACGGGCCTTGGCAGCGTTGACTGCGGTTTCCAGCTGACCTTTGACTTTGATCGTGGAGTTGACTTTGAAGGTCCGCGGAGTCTGGGCTGGCTCCTGGAGCTCATAGGTTTCCGCTGAGAGCATCTGGGCCGAGAACAGCAGGCAGGCTGTTGTCAGACCGAGGCAGAAGAACTTCACGATGGATGAGGGCAGGGCTGCATTCAATGACGACATGCGGAAGGCTCCGTAAATCAAGCGTCCATACTGATTGGAGAAGGAAAGCCGATTTGTTTACTCGTTGATCAATAATCTGGACTGCTGAGCCATCTCACGCGCTGCGGCAGAAATGCCTGCCACATCCAGTCCCAAATCGGCCAGGAGTTCCCCACGATGACCGTGTTCGATAAATCGATCGGGAATACCCATGCGTCTGAGGTGCTGCGTGTTGATGCCGGCTTCGTTAGCCGATTCCAGCACAGCGGATCCAAAACCGCCACAGAGTGTACCTTCTTCAACGGTAATCACAAAGCCCGATTCCTGCAGGGCCTGATGGATGACCTCGGTATCCAGGGGTTTGGCGAAGCGGGCGTTGATCACACCGACATCGAGCCCCTCTTCCCGCAGTTGTTCGGCGGCGCGAACACAGTCGGTAAACAGGGATCCGAAGGCAACAAGCATGCCATCTTTGCCCCAGACATAGACTTCGGACTTGCCCAGTTCGACAGAGGCAACCTGACGTTCCACCGCATCAGCGGCTGCTTTGGGGTAGCGAATGGCTGTCGGGCCATCAAAGGTCAGCGAGAATTCCAGCATATGTTCGACGTCCTGGGCATCCCCGGGGGACATCAGCACCATGTTGGGGAAGCACCGCATGTAGGAGTTGTCGAAGGCACCATGGTGGGTCGGACCATCTTCGCCGGCAATCCCGGCGCGGTCCAGACAGAAGGTGACGGGCAGATTCTGCAGGGCCACTTCCTGGAAGATGTGGTCGAAGCTCCGCTGCAGGAAGGTGCTGTAGATATCGACGATCGGTCGCAGACCGGCTTTGGCCATCCCGCCGGCGAATGCGACCGCGTGAGCTTCACAAATGCCGGTATCGAAGAAGCGATCGGGGAAGGCGTCACGAATTTTGCCCAGTTTATTACCGGCACACATGGCTGCGGTGAGCACAACAACGCGTTCGTTGTCGGTCATGGCCTGGAGGATCGAATTGCTGACGACGTCGGTATAAGCCTTGGATTTAGCAGCCCCCGGCTTTTCGATGGGAACGATTTCGTTGTCTTCATTCCGCTGAAACGGAGCTGGGGCGTGGAAGGAGACCGGATCGTTGGTGGCCGGTTCGAAGCCATGTCCTTTTTCCGTCAGTACGTGCAGCAGAACCGGGCCTTTGATGTTCTTGATCATCTGCAGGTAACCGGACAGTGATTCAATATCGTGTCCGTCTACCGGGCCGATGTAGCGGAAGCCCATTTCCTCGAAGAGCATCCCGCCGTGCAGGAAGCCTTTGACGGCTTCTTTGAAGCTGCCCAGTGTGTTTTCCATCGACTCGCCGACGACGGGCAGCTTATTCAGCAGCCAGGAGACATCGCGCTTCAGACCGTTGTAGAAGGGAGCGACACGTGCTTTATCCAGGTACTTTGCGAGTCCGCCGACACGGGGGCAGATTCCCATTTTATTGTCGTTCAGGATGACGAGGACATCCTGGTTGAGGCCGGCGGCGTTGTTCATCGCTTCGAAGACGACGCCCGAGGGGAGTGCGCCATCGCCGATGACGGCCACCGATTTGCGTCCCGGTTCTCCAGCGAGATCGTCGCCTGCTTTGAGGCCCATGACGGTCGAGACACTCGCGCCGGCATGCCCGGTCATGAAGAGGTCGTAGTCACTCTCTTCCGGGTTGGGGTAGCCCATCAGGCCCCCTTTGCGGCGGATGCTGGAGATCTCTTCGTAGCGGCCGGTGATCAGTTTGTGTGGGTAGATTTGATGCCCGGTGTCCCAGATGAGACGATCCTTGCGGAAGTCGTACGCAAGGTGCAGGGCAATACAGAGTTCAACAACTCCCAGGTTACTGGCAAAGTGAGCCGACCGGTCTTCCACCACGGTACACAAAACTTCACGTATTTCATCTGCCAGTGTTTCGAGTTCAGACCCGGAAAGCGTTCTCAAATCCACGGGGGATTTGATCCGGGGAAGAATTTCGATTTTCATCAGTGATCTCGTTCTAATATAAAGTGGGCCAGTTCTTCCAATCTTTGGCCGTGGCTCCCAAGTGGGGCGATCGAGAGGCACGCTTCCTCAACTAAATTTTGGGCGCGTTGGCGACTATCTTCAACGCCAATCAGCGAGGGGTAAGTTAATTTACCGTGATCGGCGTCTTTTCGCACGCCTTTTCCCATTTTTTCTTCATCACCTGTTAAATCAAGCAGGTCGTCAGTTATTTGGAATGCCAATCCTATGCAAGTCCCGTATCTCTCCAGGTTTCGCAGCAGTTCGGGGTCGGCGCCTCCGATGCGGGCCCCCATGGTGAGGGCACTGCAGATCAGTCGACCGGTTTTGCGACGATGGATGGCTTCCAGCTGTTCGAGTGTGGCTTCTGTCAGGTGTTCGGACTCGAGATCCGCGACCTGTCCACCGACCATGCCGACTGCACCGGCGGCATTGGCCAGGTCGACACAACAGTCTGCTGCAATTGACTTTACTTCGATTTCTCTGGCCAGCAGTTCAAACGCCCGCGTGAGCAGGGCATCGCCGGCGAGAATCGCGTTGGCTTCTCCGAACTTGATATGACTGGTGGGCATGCCCCGACGGAGTGCGTCATCATCCATGGCGGGGAGGTCGTCATGGATCAGCGAATAGGTGTGCACCATCTCGATCGCACAGGCAGCGGGTAGGGCGGATTCCGGATCTCCACCGCAGGCTTCACAGCTGAGCAGTACGAGGATGGGACGGAGCCGTTTTCCCCCGGCAGAGAGGCTGTAAGACATTGCCTCTTTGAGAATGGGTGGGCAGTCGGTTGAGGGATCCAGGGCCGCGTCCAGACGCTGGTTGACCTGTTCCTGCAGACTGCTCCACATGGCTTTGAAGGACGGGGGCTGACTCATAACGTTACGTTCTTTGAATTGGCTTTGTGTTGAAGAGAGGGCCTGTTTATGTATCTGATTCGGTTGCCGTCGCGAGGTCCAGGCCGATCTGGCAGGCTTTGAGATATTCATCGATCATCAGCGTCTCGCTGGTGGTATGAATATCCTGCTGGCCGCAACCGAGGGTGACGGTGGGGAAGCCGTGGGCGGTCATCCAGTTAGCATCCAGTCCGCCATTTCCGATGGAGAGGTCGGGAGTCCCGCCCCGTTTCCGGATCGCCTGGCTGGCGGTCTGGACGGCAGGTTCGTCTGCGGAGAGCCGGAAGGAGTCGTATTTTAAGTAGGACTCAAACGAAACACGGCCTTTTTGTCCGGCACTGTTTTTCGTGGATTTGGCTGCTTTTTCAAAGGCTTTTTTGAATTCCTTGAGGATGCGTTCGCGGAAGCGGGGGTTATGGCTGCGGGCTTCTGCTTTAATCGTGAGTTCCGGCATGACGACGTTGGTGGCTGCTCCGCCGGACAGGACGCCGATATTGCTGGAGCCTGAGTCTTTGCCTTTGACAACCAGTCCGTGCCAGCCGTTGGTAGCGAGATCGTCGATGGCTCTCCCCGCGATGACGGCGGCACTGACGCCGAGTTCGGGATGGGCACCCGCGTGGCTGGCGAGTCCATTGATGTGAATCAGCATACCCGAATCACCGGTGGCACCGATGCAGACCATGTCGGCCAGTTTGCCGTCCCAGTTGAAGCACATGGCAGGTTTGCCCAGCTTGCTTGTGGTCAAATGCCGCACGCCGACCAGGCCGATCTCTTCCTGCACCATCCAGACAAAGGTGAGAGGGGGGTGGGGGAGATCCTGTTCGAGGATGGTGATCAGGGTGTTGAGAATCACACTGCAGCCCCCGCGGTCGTCAGCTCCCAGAGCGGTGAGCGGGCTCTTTGAATGGATCAGCTTCCCTTTTTTGACCGGTTCCGCTCCGACACAGAGGGGGACTGTGTCCATGTGGGCCATCAGGAGCCGCCGCGGTCCTTTCACCGTACCGGGCAGTTTGACGATCATGTTCCCACATTCACCACCAATGCTGCTCTTCTTATGGGCGGTGTCGAAGGTGATCTGTTTCTCGGAGAGACCGGCGGCGATGAGTCTGCGCTGGATCTCGGCGGCGATCTGGCCTTCCTCTCCGCTTTTTCCGGGGATGGCCATCAGCTCGGTGACAAGTTGTAATGCCCTCTTGTCATTGACTTTAGGTGTGTTGTTTTTGGGTTGGCTCATGGGGCTCTCGTCCGGATCGAAGGTGAAATGGTCGTCTTCTGAAGCGTCAGAAACGAACCAAAGGATGATGCAAGGTACGTACTCGGCTCTGTTTTTTCAATGCGGAGCTGTAGCCGTTTTCACGTGCGAAGTGGCTCTGACAGACTCATATTGCTGTATTTACCGATGAAACTTAGAATCCCGCCTTCTTGATTCGCCGAAATTCCGTAACGGGGCACGGACGCCTCGGACAGAATCTTAGCAGCGGTATTCTGATAATTGAAAATGATTCGTTCACGCCTGCGCTGGCTCAAGCATTTAACGCTGGCACTGCTGACTCTCGTCCTCCTTGCGGTCGGGAGTGAGGTCGCGTTACGTATCGAGGAATACCGGCAGCAGGAGAGTGTCAGCAGCTATGACGCTGACGGATTTCTGATTCCCTCAGATGTCAGCTATCACCGCATCCGTCCCCTGCAGCAGGTCACGCGTAAGCACCCGGATACCGAAGAGGTCGTTCAGTTTTCGATTAACAGCATGGGGCTGCGGGGCAAAGAATATGCGATTCCCAAGCCGACAGGCGTGTACCGGATCCTCTGCCTGGGCGGGGAGACCGTCCTGGCCCCTGAAATGGCAGACGAGGATACGTTCTGCGTCAGGCTGGAACAACTGCTGCAGAAACAGACTCAGCTCAAGGTGGAAGTGATCAACGCGGGCGTGCCCGATGCCTGTCCGCTGATGTCTTATCTGCACCTGCGGCATTCGCTGTCAGGGCTGCAGCCGGATCTGATCCTGTTTAATTTTGATATGTCCGATGTTGCCAATGATCACGCTTTACGCCGCTTCACACAGATTGGAGATACGGGGGTGCCGCTGTGTGCGATGCATCCGCTGTTTGAAGAGATGAATGCTCCCGAGAAACTGGAGAGCCATTTCCTGGTCTACCGGTATCTGCTGAGATGGTTAGGAGATTACTGGGTTCAGAACCAGCCTGCGGGACTGGACCGTGATATCGATACTCCTCAGGGAACCTATCTCTGGCTGGAGGATCATCCCCCCGACTGGTCGGTGTATGTGCGTCAGACGCTGGAGCCGATACAGAATATTCAACAGATCTCACAGGGAACCTATGCACGGTTCATCCTGGCGACTTATCCGAAGCCCTGGCAGGTTTCCGAGTCCGCGATGAGTGGAAAAAACGCGCGGGCTGCGGTGGGGGTTCGCGAAGGGGTGAAGTACGGCAGCCGGTTTCCGTTCGAGCTGCTGGAGACATACTCCAAACAGTTGAATGTGCCCTATTGTGATACTTCGCCTGTGTTTCAGGCGATTCAGAACCCGGATCGTTATTTTCTGGAAAACGTTCCCCAGTTCTCGCGTGAAGGGCATGCGTTGTATGCCCGCGAGCTGGCACTTTATATTTTAAAGGAGGTCCCCGGCATCTGGTCTGATCCGGTTCCCTCGCCTTCCGAGCAGGCGCCACAACAGGCGCTGGCTCCGCTGCGCTGAGAAAACCGGTGAGAAAGATGAATAAACGGACTATAACAACTATCGTAAATGTAGAGGCAGTTCCGAGGCCGTCTGTTTCATCATCAGGTTGCCTGGGAACAAAGAAACAGCGTCTGGTTTGAGGGGCTTCCCTCAACCCGGTCTAGAATGGCAAATTCTTTGATTTTCAAAGGGTTTAAGACAAAACTACGACCTACCTTTTACTTATGTGGAGTCCGCTTCACAGGGCAGCTGGTAGCGAAAAATATTCATCGGTCGCTGCAATGCGGAAATTTGATCTGCAGAGGTCTCTGAGCCGTTACTGCGGGACCGGTTTTGAAATTGATTGAGGAAAGACTTTCATGAGTTCATACGAGACCGCATGCCGTTATTTCGACCAGGCTTCCCGTCAGGTGGGGCTTTCGCGGAACATGCAGGAGCTGCTCAGGACGCCGGAGCGCGAGGTCAAGGTAGAAGTTGCGATCGAACGCGACAACGGGGAAATTGCCACTTACATCGGTTACCGGGTGCAGCACGACAGCTCCCGCGGGCCCATGAAAGGGGGACTGCGTTTTCACCCCGAAGTGAACGGCGATGAAGTGCTGGCCCTGGCATCCCTGATGACCTGGAAAACCGCACTAGTCAACATTCCTTACGGAGGAGCGAAAGGGGGCATCTCGGTCGATGTGTCCAAGCTGTCCCAGGGAGAACTGGAACGAGTGACCCGCAAGTTTATCGATAAGATCTACGATGTGATTGGTCCCCTTAAGGATATTCCGGCTCCGGACATGGGAACAAACGCCCAGGTAATGGCCTGGATTATGAACCAGTATGAAAAGTATTGTGGCTTCAACCCGGCCTGTGTGACCGGTAAACCGCTGGAACTGCATGGCGCAGATGGACGTGAAGAAGCGACGGGTCGTGGCGTGGCGATGGTCACGCGGCAGACGCTGGATCATATGAAAATCGATCTGGCCGGTGCGACGGTGGCGATTCAGGGATTCGGCAACGTAGGGAGCTTTGCCGCACAATTTCTGGATGAGTTCGGAGCCAAGATTGTCGCGGTTTCCGATGCCAGCGGGGGCATTTACTGTGCGGACGGGATCAACATTCCCAAGCTGATGGAATACTGCAAAGATACCAAAGCCGTGCGCGGGTTTCCGGAGACGGAAGCGATTTCGAACGATGAAGTTCTGGCTTCCAATGTGACCGTGCTGATTCCGGCAGCCCTGGGGGGCGTGCTGACGAAAGAGAACGCCAAAGAGGTCCGGGCGCGGTGCATCATTGAAGCCGCTAACAACCCGACTGACCCGGATGCGGATGAAATTTTCTCGAAAAATGAGATCGTGGTGGTGCCCGATATTCTAGCGAATGCCGGCGGAGTAACCGTCAGTTACTTCGAATGGGTTCAGAACAGACAGCACTTCAGCTGGGAAAAAGCTCG
This is a stretch of genomic DNA from Gimesia sp.. It encodes these proteins:
- a CDS encoding M20/M25/M40 family metallo-hydrolase, giving the protein MSQPKNNTPKVNDKRALQLVTELMAIPGKSGEEGQIAAEIQRRLIAAGLSEKQITFDTAHKKSSIGGECGNMIVKLPGTVKGPRRLLMAHMDTVPLCVGAEPVKKGKLIHSKSPLTALGADDRGGCSVILNTLITILEQDLPHPPLTFVWMVQEEIGLVGVRHLTTSKLGKPAMCFNWDGKLADMVCIGATGDSGMLIHINGLASHAGAHPELGVSAAVIAGRAIDDLATNGWHGLVVKGKDSGSSNIGVLSGGAATNVVMPELTIKAEARSHNPRFRERILKEFKKAFEKAAKSTKNSAGQKGRVSFESYLKYDSFRLSADEPAVQTASQAIRKRGGTPDLSIGNGGLDANWMTAHGFPTVTLGCGQQDIHTTSETLMIDEYLKACQIGLDLATATESDT
- a CDS encoding polyprenyl synthetase family protein produces the protein MSQPPSFKAMWSSLQEQVNQRLDAALDPSTDCPPILKEAMSYSLSAGGKRLRPILVLLSCEACGGDPESALPAACAIEMVHTYSLIHDDLPAMDDDALRRGMPTSHIKFGEANAILAGDALLTRAFELLAREIEVKSIAADCCVDLANAAGAVGMVGGQVADLESEHLTEATLEQLEAIHRRKTGRLICSALTMGARIGGADPELLRNLERYGTCIGLAFQITDDLLDLTGDEEKMGKGVRKDADHGKLTYPSLIGVEDSRQRAQNLVEEACLSIAPLGSHGQRLEELAHFILERDH
- a CDS encoding Glu/Leu/Phe/Val dehydrogenase dimerization domain-containing protein, which codes for MSSYETACRYFDQASRQVGLSRNMQELLRTPEREVKVEVAIERDNGEIATYIGYRVQHDSSRGPMKGGLRFHPEVNGDEVLALASLMTWKTALVNIPYGGAKGGISVDVSKLSQGELERVTRKFIDKIYDVIGPLKDIPAPDMGTNAQVMAWIMNQYEKYCGFNPACVTGKPLELHGADGREEATGRGVAMVTRQTLDHMKIDLAGATVAIQGFGNVGSFAAQFLDEFGAKIVAVSDASGGIYCADGINIPKLMEYCKDTKAVRGFPETEAISNDEVLASNVTVLIPAALGGVLTKENAKEVRARCIIEAANNPTDPDADEIFSKNEIVVVPDILANAGGVTVSYFEWVQNRQHFSWEKARVRSELDRIMDDSFELVWKIATDKKVSLRIAAYILGIGRVGRATVMGGI
- the dxs gene encoding 1-deoxy-D-xylulose-5-phosphate synthase; this translates as MKIEILPRIKSPVDLRTLSGSELETLADEIREVLCTVVEDRSAHFASNLGVVELCIALHLAYDFRKDRLIWDTGHQIYPHKLITGRYEEISSIRRKGGLMGYPNPEESDYDLFMTGHAGASVSTVMGLKAGDDLAGEPGRKSVAVIGDGALPSGVVFEAMNNAAGLNQDVLVILNDNKMGICPRVGGLAKYLDKARVAPFYNGLKRDVSWLLNKLPVVGESMENTLGSFKEAVKGFLHGGMLFEEMGFRYIGPVDGHDIESLSGYLQMIKNIKGPVLLHVLTEKGHGFEPATNDPVSFHAPAPFQRNEDNEIVPIEKPGAAKSKAYTDVVSNSILQAMTDNERVVVLTAAMCAGNKLGKIRDAFPDRFFDTGICEAHAVAFAGGMAKAGLRPIVDIYSTFLQRSFDHIFQEVALQNLPVTFCLDRAGIAGEDGPTHHGAFDNSYMRCFPNMVLMSPGDAQDVEHMLEFSLTFDGPTAIRYPKAAADAVERQVASVELGKSEVYVWGKDGMLVAFGSLFTDCVRAAEQLREEGLDVGVINARFAKPLDTEVIHQALQESGFVITVEEGTLCGGFGSAVLESANEAGINTQHLRRMGIPDRFIEHGHRGELLADLGLDVAGISAAAREMAQQSRLLINE